In one Streptomyces marincola genomic region, the following are encoded:
- a CDS encoding FGGY family carbohydrate kinase, which produces MGLVAGLDSSSAYTRIVVCDADTGDVVRHGHAEHPEGESTPEAWLLSLGEAADGGVLEDVSAIGVAAQQHGVVALSAEGTPVRPALTGGDERTQAAALGLVDALGGRAAWAEAVGSVPQPGQPVTQLRRLAREEPEAAQRTTAVLQAQDWLVWQLLGRPQRWTTDRGGASSTGYWSSPSEAWRHELAELAIGHPVALPDVLGPAEPAGRTPEGLLISAGTGDTMAAAFGLGVGPGDAVVSLGASASVCAVHDEALTDPSGTITGYADATGRHLPVVRTLNATRVLRGTAELLGTDLAGLSELALRSTPGAHGLVLLPYLAGERTPELPHSAGTLAGIRRESMKPEHLARAAFEGMLCGIADAADVLRGRGVRIDRVFLLGAAAALPAVKALAPALFGAEAVIPAPADYIAIGAARQAAWAQGVSDGVLTPDAPPPWPSAAGETLSPGHKDGKDGQDGRDAVGTAVRRQFAAVRDEIHPGAFG; this is translated from the coding sequence ATGGGATTGGTCGCCGGTCTTGACAGCTCGTCCGCATACACCCGCATCGTCGTCTGCGACGCGGACACCGGCGATGTCGTCAGGCACGGCCACGCGGAGCACCCCGAGGGCGAGTCGACGCCCGAGGCGTGGCTGCTCTCGCTCGGTGAGGCGGCGGACGGCGGCGTTCTCGAAGACGTCTCCGCCATCGGCGTCGCGGCCCAGCAGCACGGCGTCGTCGCCCTGAGCGCCGAGGGCACCCCGGTCCGGCCGGCCCTCACCGGCGGGGACGAACGCACGCAGGCCGCGGCCCTCGGGCTCGTCGACGCGCTCGGCGGGCGGGCCGCGTGGGCGGAGGCGGTCGGCTCCGTGCCGCAACCCGGCCAGCCCGTCACGCAGTTGCGGCGGCTCGCGCGCGAGGAGCCGGAGGCGGCGCAGCGGACCACGGCCGTGCTCCAGGCCCAGGACTGGCTGGTGTGGCAGCTCCTCGGCCGCCCGCAGCGCTGGACCACCGACCGCGGCGGCGCGTCGAGCACCGGCTACTGGTCCTCGCCGTCCGAGGCGTGGCGGCACGAACTCGCGGAACTCGCCATCGGACACCCCGTCGCCCTGCCCGACGTCCTCGGTCCCGCCGAGCCCGCCGGCCGCACTCCCGAGGGGCTGCTGATCTCGGCCGGCACGGGCGACACGATGGCCGCCGCCTTCGGGCTCGGCGTCGGTCCCGGCGACGCGGTGGTCTCGCTCGGCGCGTCCGCCTCGGTGTGCGCGGTGCACGACGAGGCGCTCACCGATCCGAGCGGCACGATCACCGGATACGCCGACGCCACCGGCCGCCACCTCCCCGTGGTCCGCACCCTGAACGCCACCCGGGTGCTGCGCGGCACCGCCGAACTGCTCGGCACCGACCTGGCGGGCCTGTCGGAGCTGGCGCTGCGCTCGACCCCCGGCGCGCACGGCCTGGTCCTGCTGCCCTACCTCGCCGGGGAGCGCACCCCCGAACTCCCGCACAGCGCGGGCACCCTGGCCGGCATCAGGCGCGAGAGCATGAAGCCGGAGCACCTGGCGCGGGCGGCGTTCGAGGGCATGCTGTGCGGCATCGCCGACGCCGCGGACGTGCTGCGGGGGCGGGGCGTGCGCATCGACCGGGTCTTCCTGCTCGGCGCCGCCGCCGCGCTGCCCGCGGTGAAGGCCCTGGCCCCGGCGCTGTTCGGCGCCGAGGCCGTCATCCCGGCACCGGCCGACTACATCGCCATCGGCGCGGCCCGGCAGGCCGCCTGGGCCCAGGGCGTCTCCGACGGCGTGCTCACCCCCGACGCCCCGCCGCCGTGGCCATCCGCGGCCGGCGAGACGCTGAGCCCCGGCCACAAGGACGGGAAGGACGGGCAGGACGGCAGGGACGCGGTCGGCACGGCCGTGCGCCGGCAGTTCGCGGCCGTGCGGGACGAGATCCACCCGGGCGCGTTCGGCTGA
- a CDS encoding RNA polymerase sigma factor, with translation MRSAAWPPSTPDSRPRPGPARPDDLARARPGRGRRRKKSPHASRGRSAPYLTLGAVPLPVLPTSSFPPPAARPAFRDVRETSGGRFVQTPTLGDRSTVQAAARPRVAPRPEAGGATGDLFRQYLREIGRIPLLSASDEVELARRVEAGLFAEERLLTATGLDERTALDLDRLVVRGRLAKRHLIEANLRLVVSIAKRYIGRGLTMLDLVQEGNLGLIRAVEKFDYTRGFKFSTYATWWIRQAMSRAIADQARTIRVPVHVVELINRVIRVQRRVLQERGHEPTSEEVAVLLGLTPARVSEILQLAQDPVSLQAPIGDEDDVNLGDLIEDADVLSPAESAAFMLLREQLEAVLSTLGDRERRVVELRYGLLDGRPRTLEEIGRMFGVTRERIRQIEHKTLGKLRDHAYAGQLRGYLD, from the coding sequence TTGAGGAGCGCGGCGTGGCCGCCCTCTACTCCTGACTCCCGGCCGCGCCCCGGCCCCGCGCGGCCGGACGACCTCGCGCGCGCCCGCCCCGGGCGCGGTCGCCGCCGCAAAAAGTCGCCGCACGCATCTCGTGGCCGGAGTGCGCCGTACCTCACACTGGGGGCGGTGCCGCTTCCCGTCCTGCCAACCTCCTCCTTCCCCCCGCCTGCCGCGCGACCCGCGTTCCGCGACGTCCGCGAGACCTCTGGAGGCCGCTTCGTGCAGACCCCGACCCTCGGTGACCGCAGTACGGTTCAGGCAGCAGCGCGGCCACGGGTGGCCCCGCGGCCCGAGGCCGGCGGGGCGACCGGCGACCTCTTCCGGCAGTACCTGCGCGAGATCGGCCGGATTCCCCTGCTGAGCGCGTCCGACGAGGTCGAGCTGGCCCGCCGCGTCGAGGCGGGCCTGTTCGCCGAGGAGCGGCTGCTGACCGCGACCGGCCTCGACGAGCGGACGGCCCTCGACCTGGACCGGCTCGTGGTGCGCGGGCGGCTGGCGAAACGTCACCTCATCGAGGCGAACCTGCGCCTGGTGGTCTCCATCGCCAAGCGCTACATCGGGCGCGGCCTGACCATGCTCGACCTGGTGCAGGAGGGCAACCTCGGGCTGATCCGCGCGGTGGAGAAGTTCGACTACACCCGCGGCTTCAAGTTCTCCACGTACGCGACCTGGTGGATCAGACAGGCGATGTCGCGCGCGATAGCCGACCAGGCCCGCACCATCCGGGTCCCGGTCCACGTCGTCGAGCTGATCAACCGGGTGATCCGGGTGCAGCGCCGCGTGCTCCAGGAGCGCGGGCACGAGCCGACGTCCGAGGAGGTCGCCGTCCTCCTCGGGCTGACGCCCGCGCGTGTCAGCGAGATCCTCCAGCTCGCGCAGGACCCGGTGTCCCTCCAGGCCCCGATCGGCGACGAGGACGACGTGAACCTCGGGGACCTCATCGAGGACGCCGACGTGCTCTCCCCGGCGGAGTCGGCCGCGTTCATGCTGCTGCGCGAACAGCTCGAAGCGGTGCTCTCCACCCTCGGCGACCGCGAACGCCGCGTCGTCGAGCTGCGCTACGGCCTGCTCGACGGTCGGCCGCGCACGCTGGAGGAGATCGGCCGGATGTTCGGCGTCACGCGCGAGCGCATCCGGCAGATCGAGCACAAGACGCTCGGCAAACTGCGCGACCACGCGTACGCCGGGCAGCTGCGCGGCTACCTCGACTGA
- the dnaG gene encoding DNA primase, translating to MAGRINDDDVKAVRDAVPIDAVVSEYLQLRPAGGGNLKGLCPFHDEKSPSFHVSPSKGLYHCFGCQEGGDTLAFVMKMEHLSFSEAVERLAAQAGITLRYEQGGYSPGRQQGERTRLIEAHRVAAQFYAEQLASPEAEIGRVFLAERGFDQAAAEHFGVGYAPAGWDHLVRFLRGRGFTDRELLTSGIAQDGRRGPIDRFRGRLIWPIRDITGEVVGFGARKLRDDDNGPKYLNTPETPLYRKSQVLYGIDLAKRDIAKSNRAVVVEGYTDVMACHLAGVTTAIATCGTAFGGEHVKILRRLLMDSTSAHSAGEVVFTFDGDAAGQKAALRAFEDDQKFAAQTWIAVSPGGMDPCELRLAKGDDAVRELVETRSPLFQFAIESVVGQHNPDTAEGRSAALEHTAQIVAQIKDPAIRHEYAVRLAGLLGIMDERFVVRRISQLAQWGRERQRAAAAGGERAAGRPGGPGAPAAPPREREAWPGGGAVRQGPPLNLRSPALLEERELLKLALQFPELVSPAFDAFGEDEFTAPPYVVVRRAIADAGGTESADGAFLDRVREAAPDDSVRVLVNELAVEPLTMPRRRQQEADVYAGRRLVQVRLAAVQRRLADLESAARRAEAQSGNARAAEVRQELWALQQYRTALEERGVAALYS from the coding sequence GTGGCGGGCAGGATCAACGACGACGACGTGAAGGCGGTGCGGGACGCGGTCCCGATCGACGCCGTCGTGTCCGAGTACCTTCAGCTGCGTCCGGCCGGCGGGGGCAACCTGAAGGGGCTGTGCCCGTTCCACGACGAGAAGTCGCCTTCGTTCCACGTCAGCCCGAGCAAAGGCCTCTACCACTGCTTCGGCTGCCAGGAGGGCGGGGACACGCTCGCCTTCGTGATGAAGATGGAGCACCTGTCGTTCTCCGAGGCCGTGGAGCGGCTCGCCGCCCAGGCGGGGATCACCCTGCGGTACGAGCAGGGCGGCTACAGCCCCGGGCGGCAGCAGGGCGAGCGCACGCGGCTGATCGAGGCCCACCGGGTGGCCGCGCAGTTCTACGCCGAGCAGCTGGCCTCGCCCGAGGCGGAGATCGGCCGCGTCTTCCTCGCCGAGCGCGGCTTCGACCAGGCCGCGGCCGAGCACTTCGGCGTCGGGTACGCGCCGGCCGGGTGGGACCACCTGGTGCGCTTCCTGCGCGGGCGCGGGTTCACCGACCGCGAGCTGCTGACCTCGGGCATCGCACAGGACGGGCGGCGCGGCCCGATCGACCGGTTCAGGGGGCGCCTGATCTGGCCGATCCGCGACATCACCGGCGAGGTCGTCGGGTTCGGCGCGCGCAAGCTCCGCGACGACGACAACGGCCCCAAGTACCTGAACACGCCGGAGACGCCGCTCTACCGCAAGTCGCAGGTGCTCTACGGCATCGACCTGGCCAAGCGGGACATCGCCAAGAGCAACAGGGCCGTGGTCGTCGAGGGCTACACCGATGTCATGGCCTGCCACCTGGCCGGGGTCACCACCGCCATCGCGACCTGCGGCACCGCGTTCGGCGGCGAGCACGTCAAGATCCTGCGGCGGCTGCTGATGGACAGCACGAGCGCGCACAGCGCGGGCGAGGTCGTGTTCACCTTCGACGGGGACGCGGCCGGGCAGAAGGCGGCGCTGCGGGCGTTCGAGGACGACCAGAAGTTCGCCGCGCAGACCTGGATCGCCGTGTCGCCCGGCGGGATGGACCCGTGCGAACTCCGGCTCGCCAAAGGCGACGACGCCGTGCGGGAGCTGGTCGAGACCCGTTCACCGCTGTTCCAGTTCGCGATCGAGTCGGTCGTCGGGCAGCACAATCCGGACACGGCCGAGGGGCGTTCCGCCGCGCTCGAACACACGGCGCAGATCGTGGCGCAGATCAAGGACCCGGCCATCCGGCACGAGTACGCGGTACGGCTGGCCGGGCTGCTCGGCATCATGGACGAACGGTTCGTGGTGCGCCGCATCAGCCAGCTCGCCCAGTGGGGCAGGGAGCGGCAGCGCGCCGCCGCCGCGGGCGGCGAGCGGGCCGCCGGCCGGCCCGGCGGCCCCGGGGCGCCGGCCGCGCCGCCGCGGGAGCGGGAGGCGTGGCCGGGGGGCGGAGCGGTGCGGCAGGGCCCCCCGCTGAACCTGCGCAGCCCGGCACTGCTTGAGGAGCGCGAGCTGCTGAAGCTGGCCCTCCAGTTCCCCGAGCTGGTCTCACCGGCCTTCGACGCGTTCGGCGAGGACGAGTTCACCGCGCCGCCCTACGTGGTGGTGCGCCGCGCCATCGCGGACGCCGGCGGCACCGAGTCCGCCGACGGCGCGTTCCTCGACCGGGTGCGCGAGGCGGCACCGGACGACTCGGTGCGCGTCCTGGTCAACGAGCTGGCCGTCGAGCCGCTGACCATGCCGCGCCGCAGGCAGCAGGAGGCGGACGTGTACGCGGGGCGGCGCCTGGTGCAGGTGCGGCTGGCCGCCGTGCAGCGCCGCCTGGCCGATCTGGAGTCCGCCGCCCGCCGCGCCGAGGCGCAGAGCGGCAACGCGCGCGCCGCCGAAGTCCGCCAGGAGCTGTGGGCGTTGCAGCAGTACCGCACCGCGCTTGAGGAGCGCGGCGTGGCCGCCCTCTACTCCTGA
- a CDS encoding GNAT family N-acetyltransferase: protein MSARLIARPAAPRDHAGPRPGVRAGDLAFEPAGTASRVAAMAFDTGATGTDEQAGAGGVRTAVVDLAEIFALRHRVLRPGLDRATAEFPEDGGADTRHLAAYGPHAPGVLACITLFPDPLPGTAVAAYRFRGMASAPEVRGLGYGAAVLAAAAAEASALGAGLLWCNGRVGARGFYERQGFTVAGEEFEIEGVGPHLVFTRPTGA, encoded by the coding sequence GTGTCCGCGCGACTCATCGCCCGGCCCGCGGCGCCGCGCGACCACGCCGGGCCCCGGCCGGGCGTGCGCGCCGGTGACCTGGCGTTCGAGCCGGCCGGGACGGCGTCTAGGGTGGCGGCCATGGCGTTCGACACCGGGGCGACCGGCACCGACGAGCAGGCCGGGGCGGGCGGCGTCCGCACCGCCGTGGTCGACCTGGCCGAGATCTTCGCGCTGCGGCACCGCGTGCTGCGGCCCGGACTCGACCGCGCGACGGCGGAGTTCCCCGAGGACGGCGGGGCCGACACCCGCCACCTCGCGGCGTACGGCCCCCACGCGCCGGGCGTGCTGGCCTGCATCACGCTGTTCCCCGACCCGCTGCCCGGCACCGCGGTCGCGGCGTACCGGTTCCGCGGCATGGCCTCGGCGCCCGAGGTCAGGGGCCTGGGGTACGGCGCGGCGGTGCTCGCCGCGGCTGCCGCGGAGGCGTCCGCGCTCGGCGCCGGCCTCCTGTGGTGCAACGGCCGCGTCGGGGCCCGCGGCTTCTACGAGCGGCAGGGCTTCACGGTCGCCGGCGAGGAGTTCGAGATCGAGGGCGTCGGCCCGCACCTGGTGTTCACGCGCCCGACCGGGGCGTGA
- a CDS encoding putative quinol monooxygenase, protein MSVIVAGAVHVAAEDRDRFIEENRTVVEAGRRHPGCRDLSLSPDPVDPGRVNLFEHWESQAALDAFRAVAPRPSVSVGIVGDQVLKHEVARTGPPFG, encoded by the coding sequence ATGTCGGTGATCGTCGCCGGTGCGGTGCATGTGGCCGCCGAGGACAGGGACCGTTTCATCGAGGAAAACCGCACCGTCGTGGAGGCGGGCCGCAGGCACCCGGGCTGCCGCGACCTGTCCCTCTCACCCGACCCGGTCGATCCCGGGCGCGTGAACCTCTTCGAGCACTGGGAGTCGCAGGCGGCCCTCGACGCCTTCCGGGCGGTGGCCCCGCGCCCCTCCGTGTCCGTCGGGATCGTGGGCGACCAGGTGCTCAAGCACGAGGTCGCGCGCACCGGGCCGCCCTTCGGCTGA